GCAAAACGTTTTACCGGTTTTTTGATAAAAGGTACCTTGCTTAGCATGGCAAAAACTTTTTCAACTAAACCTTTTCTGTATCCTTTAAAAATGATATATAATAAAAAAGCAAATATACAAAAAGTTATGATACAACCTATGATGAGCCCGGTCGAAGGTTTCAACCAAAAAATAATGAGGAATATGGAGCACATCCAAAAGACAATATGTGATAATATATGCATAATGCTATAAGACAGCACGGAAGAAGTTGCCCTGCGTACTCCGAGCCCTTCTTTCATCTCAAGTATTCTGTAAGGTTCCCCGCCTAAAGCAATTACCGGAGTAATGTAGTTGATTGCGTATCCGCTGATTGTAACTTTCAACACTTTTAAAAAAGCTGGATGACGCTTTACCGGCAGATTCTTATCGCGCATTATAATATCCCATGCAAACGCATTTAAAATATACACAATCAACCAAATTCCGATGATAGGAACAAACCACCAGCCCGTTTTAAGAACATTTTCCCAAATTACATCAACGCCAATGGCATAAACCATATAACCGAGAATAAGAACTCCCGCGATGAATAAGAATATTTTCCAGTTTTTTGCCAAAACGTTAAGAATTAAAAATTGTTTATTAATTGTTTAGAGAGTTTTTCATGTTTATGGATCATATAAAGCATTAGCGGTGTTAATATCAGCAAGTCAAAAAAGAAATAAAGAAAAGGCATATTCAGGAATATGCAGATGAACAAAACAATTACTCGTGTATTAAATTGCAATATATTGGTAAATTTCATTAAAGGTTTGCTTCCTTTTCTGAACTCATTACAAAGATCTTCCGGCAGATTGTTGTCGGGATATTTTTCACGCACTTTTGATATAAACTTTTGAAATTTAGGTGTCATCATTTCTTGTGTGTGAGTGTAATTCCAGTAAAATAACAGAGTTACTTTTTTAAAGAAATTCTTCTTCCAGGTAAGTGATTTTAGTTCTGCTTTAATTTTTTTAGAATTATCAAACTCTCCGCCTTTGCCGTGTTCGAGGAAATATAAATGAATATTGCGATAGTAATCGGCAATATTTGCGTGTAGAATATGAAAGGCTCCGGCAATACTTGCAATTATCCAAATCCAATAATTCGGTAAACCGTAGAATCCTTGATTTACAGTTCGCAATGCAATAACAACATAAATGATAATAAACCAAATATTTCCCGCTAATCCGTCGAGAATGCGACCAAGTTGAGTTTTATTGTTTGTCATGCGCGCAAGCTGCCCGTCAGCACTGTCAAAAGAATTTGCAAGAACGAGCAATAACATTCCTACTATATTTAGAATTAAATCAGGATAATAAAACAGAATGCCGGCTGCCGCCCCAATAAAGATACTGGCAATAGTAATCATATTCGGTGTAATATGTAATTTCCGAGCAATCTTCGCCCAGAAATATCCGATTGGCCGATAGAAATAAATATCTATCGGTTCTTCAGTATCCAAAGATTTGTACGTAGATTTTATGTCTTGTTTCATAATATATTAACTAAAAAAATAATGTTATAACTCTTAATTCGCAACTTTTAATTTTATAGCATCCGCGATATGCTTTCCGGCTTCATTTCTGCACGGCGCAAAACTCGGCCAATCGTTTACATCAATAAGTTGGATTTTATTTTCTTTCGAAATAATTGCATCGCCACCGTAAATATCAACATCTAAAACAGCAGCAGCTTTCTCAGCAATACTTCTTAGTTCCGATATGTCAAAATCGAAATGTGAAGTGTGTTCCGGCTTTTGTGCACCAAACATCAAATGGTTTGCATCGAAAGGATAAAACCAATAAAAGAAAGGGGTATTCTTTACAGCGTAAAATTTTACGAGGTCGCCCCACAAATGTTCCGATAAAACTGCATTAGGAATTCCGCGAACGGCATATTCATTCAATATTTCTTCCCCTTCTTCACAGTGCCGACAAAAAGCTATATCTTCTTTGTGCAAAGTATGGAAATCGCCCCGCTTTATCCAAATATTTTTTGAGCCCAATCCGTCGAAAGCATCTTTCGGATTGTCTTCCGTAGATATAATATAGCTTTTAGGGTAGGGAATACCATTATTTAGTAATAAGGTAGTCATATTTGCCCTGAAACAATTTTCGATGCCTTTTCCGGAGTTAATGACCTTAATTCCATTCGCTTCGAGCTGTTTTAGTTTATTCACATTTTCGATACTTCTAATCATTGAAAATATAATATCGTCTTGTATATCATCCGTCGAATAAAATTCTTCCTCAGTCATTTGCCTGACAGCAAAACCCTTCTTCTCCAACTCCGCTGCCGTTATATTAAATATTTTGCTATCATTGCCTATATGATTCGGCGAAAATTGATGCGAACGCCTTATGCCTAAAATTGTTTTCATAACTTTTAATTTTCAGTTTTCAATTTTTCTAAAAACTCTTTACCTTTCTCAATATCTGCAGCATGGTCTATATCCAATATTTTTGAAAAAGGGTAAGCTTTTAATTTCAAATTGTTTGCAAGTAACTCTCGTTGTAAATTCCGCATTCGCGTAATTCCCTTTTCAGATGCTCTCTTTATTGTAGGCGATACTGACGGGTTGAAAGCATAAATTCCACCGGAAATATATTTGCACTTTCCGTTATTCTGATCATGAAATCCTGTAATATTCATGTTCTCATCGGTTTCAATGTAGAGCGGACTTTCATCATCGATAAAAGAAGTTACGGCCAACAATCCGTCAATCATTTTATCTGAAGTAAATTCTTTAATATAAGATGTAAATTCATCCGGATTAAAAATGGTGTCAACTGTTGTTAAGCAAAAACTTTTGTCATACAAATATGGAAATAACTCGTAGAAACTATGAGCAGAACTCGGAGTTTCCTTGAAAATTATTTCCAATTTATTCTTCATTTTACTTTGTTTTTTTCTCAAAAAATCCATTGTTTCCGGTTGAAGATTTGTGATAACATAAATCTTTTCGGCATTATTCTCGAGAAACACAGATAATAATCTCTCAATCATAGGTATTCCGTCCACTTTTACTAAAGGCTTCGGAACTTCTATCATTTCGCTTTTCAAACGAGAGCCTGTGCCGGCAGATAGTATTGCGTAATTCATGGAGTTAAAAATTATGAGTTAAAGTGATAAGTTGTTAGTTATTTTTTAGCATTTTCATATTTATAGGGATAGTTTTATATTTCATATCGTAGGATTGAAATTTGTTGTGGTTATGAAAATTTGCCATTTATCGCTTTATTAAAACAACTCATTTTCGGTAACTTGTAACTCAATAATATATCATCGAAAAAGAAATAATTAACTTTACATGTATTATTATATTTAATCATTTTATTTATATGTTTTTATTTTTAAATTCATATTTGATTTTTAACTCAAAATACCAACCTTAATCTAAACCTCAACGACCATTCGCTTATATTAGGATTATCAAGGTAGTTGAAACGCTTTACCAGATCTATACGTAAAATTTTGAATATGTTTTCGATACCTATATTTCCTTCAAGGAAAGGTTTACCATTAAGAGTAAAAGTTGTCGGATTGCCGTCAGCATCGTGAGGAAAAATCATCAAGCCAGGGTTTGTATCAGGATCGGGCATGTTTTTGTCTGAAACACTTCCGAATAAAGCTTTAAATGAAATCAATCCGCGCCAATTTAACTTCTTTATCAAAGGAATACGGTTGAGAATAAATCCGTTCATACAATATGTAACTTGTAAATTAATATATTGGTCGCTCACAAATTCAAAATACCTCATGCTGTTATATGCTTCATCCTGAAATGCCCAGCTTTGATTGGCATGATGTATAAATAGAGATGGGTAAGGCACTTGATTTAGTATTTTTCCGGCATCAACATAAGTATCAAAGTATCCGTAACTGGATATATACCACCGTTTTTGAAATTTAGCTGTTATTTTATGGAACGTATAATCGCCACCTAAAAAACCACCGATACCGACTTGGTATCCTAAATCGAAAACAGGAGCTGTCAAATTTATCGGATAGCGATTTTGCTGCGATTGGATAAATTTTTCATTAGGAGCATAACGCAAATTTAATCCGAATGATGTGATTGTATAAGGAGAGAAATCATTTCCGTCATAAGTTGCAAAGCTCAACTGTCCGAGCGGATATTGTTGCAAATGAGTGAAATTAACATTCATGCTGAAATAATTAATTGTTTCCATTTTGTAATTAATCTTGAAGCGACGATCCATAGTCATTCTTTCGGTTTTTCCTCTACCGATAGAAATCAAAAGACGGTCACCGGTTCCGTAAAGGAATGATTGTCCGGGTATATCCGTATTCTTTTCATAACTAATTGACAACAGGTTTGTAGGAAACTCCCAAGGATGATTCTTTTTCTTGTTGAAAGAATAATGTCCGGTAAAATTATATTTAAACTCATTATCTCTTAAACCGTAAGCCCCAAAAGCTTCAATGAAGAAACGCCGGCTCATTCTACCGTTTGTTTTTCCGCCAATTCTAAAACGTGCGCCTTCAATACTGTTAAAACTCAACATATTTTCAACAGGACCAATATCTATGGGCCCAGCAGCGTAATACCCACCGACAATAGTTGTAATAAAATCTCTAACAACTCTGTAAACCTTCACATCTTCCAATTTTTCAATAAAGTCGTAGGTGCTTCTCGTTGAGCCTGTTGCTTTAGTGCGATTTTCTTCCCAGTATTCATCATTACGTTCATCATATCCTTCAGTTCTGACAATCAACGCGCTGCCCAGATAATATTTGTCATCTTGGGGTAAGTTAAACACAAAATCGGAATATGTTATTTCCTTTTGTCCGTAAAGCGGAACGAAATTTTCACCTGCTAATGCAAAATCCACCATCGTTATAGATTCAGTCATAGTCCAAATTCCTTGAACCAACTCATAATCCTGCTTAATTAAAATTTCTTTTATAAAATTAACAGGAGTATTTTTTGTCAATTGAATTTCCGTCCGTCTGACAGCATACTGTTGATTTTCAGAAGTTAAATACAAATAGCCCATAAATCCGAAATCGGAAGAATTTCGCGGGGCATATAAGATTTGAATACAATCTGTGCCTTCAATGGACACGGTATCTGTTATATAGAATTTGTAAAAGTTAGGGGCCAGCGGAGATAGGGGCGACATAAACTGGTTCTGCATAAAGAAGATATTATCCTCGTAAATATTTATTTCGCCGAAGATATCCCGCATAATAATGTCCATACTTTCGGCGCTGAGGAATTTTGTAAATTCAACGTATTTATATCCGTCGATGAAGGTCTTCTTAGACTCCGGTTTTTTTCGATAAAATGTTTCGGCAACAGTTTCGGTCTTATAAAAAGGTAATATCCGTTTTCCGGTAAGTGCTGCCGTGTCAATATTTTCAGCCATGAAGTTATACCTCTTCATCAATTTACTATTTTCAATACTATCTCCGAGATTTGAAATAGCAATTTCCAAGTTATCGTATTGTTTGTATTGATAGTAAGCAAGGTTTTCAAGTCTGTTTTGTGATTTCTGAGCAATCGCTTGTTCAATAAGTTCATTCGCTTCATTGCCTTTCTTGGTGTAACGTTCTCTCTTAGACGTTATTGTTACTGCATCAAGTGTTATAACGGTTTCGGTTAACTTTATAGCGATATTATTTTTCTCACCTAATATAATATTCGTATGATATGTTTCATATCCCATACACGAAACGACAAGCGTATCCAATGCCTCATAAGTTTCTAAGGAAAAACGTCCTGAGAAATCAGTTGTAGTGCCAACGTACGAATCGGAATGTCTTAAAACAACATGGGCAAAAGGAACACCTTCCCCTGTCATGCTATTAACCACTATTCCTTCAACATTGGTTTTCACATTTGAATGTGCTTTTACTGGCATTGTAATAAAAAGTAGCAAAAATATAATAATGCAATCCGGTGTTATTTTTGAAAAACAATTCGTTGAAACAAAATTTCTATTTTGCTCAATGGTTATATTCAGGTTCATTATTTACTTTTAGTGTCAAAAATTGCGCAAAGATATTTAAAATTTTGTCTATTTTCTTTTGATAAAAAGAGATTAAACTTTTTTTAACACAGGTATATTAATCGAAATGTTTTTGTGCTTATTATAATTTACCAAATACTTTTAGATAATCTATTTCCTTTATCTTATAACTAACTTGTGCATCAATTAAGTTACTGTATGCTTCTTGCCATTGAGTTTGAGCATCCAATACATCAATTATTGTTGCGAAATGATGTTCGTAACGATTTGTGATCAATTCGAGATTAGCAGACGATTGTTCGAGCGCAATTTCTGCTGTGTAAATTAGTTTAAATGCATCTTGCAAACCTCTTTCGATATTTTTTGCTTCAATGTCCATCAGCTTACGATTTTTTTCAAGTTCTTGTTGTTGAATATTATAAGCGAATTTGGCACTTTTTATTTTATTCTTTCCTTGTCCGAAACTAAATATAGGTATTGATGCCGAAAGCATTACCGAAGGCAGACTCATGCTAAGCTTCGTGCCGGAGAATTTCAACCCGTCCAAATAATTATAACCCGCCATCAAACCTATAGTCGGAAGATAATCAGCACGCACTAACTTAACATTTATTTCTTTCATTTCAACCTGTTTTTGTAAAATCTTATATTCAGGGCGTTGAGTAACATCATATATATTAAGGAACGGCTCCATATTGGGAATATTTATACTATCCGTCAATACAATTTCCGTATTCAAATCAATTCCGATGATATTGCATAATTGCATGCGACATATCTCCTGCATTGTTTCCGTTCTTTGTTTTTCATATTGAATATTGCTCTGCCGGGAAGTTATCTTAAGTTGATCGTTTTGAGTTGCCATATCAGCATTGATAAATGCGAGAATATTTTGATTTAAAGAATCTAAGAGCAAATTATATTGCTCTATCAGCTTGATTTTATCCTTAACAAGGAAGAAATGCCAGTACGCTTTTTCGGCTTCGGCAATTACATCCGATCTCGACAAAATAATATTCTCTTCGGAAATTTCAATGCCTTTATTAGCCATTTTATTACCGTAAACTACCTTCCCTCCAGTATAAATCGGTTGTTGCAAACTGGCGCCAAGCATATACATACCGGGACCCTCTCCTAAATCCATTACAAAATTCTGCGGCATTTGAGCAAAAATGTAATTGTCGGCGATTTCGATTTTACCTTTGGAATAATTATACATTGCCGAAGCGGAAATATTAGGAAAATAACCTGACCACGCCACCTTTTTTTCTGCTTCTGCCTGCTCATTCTGATAGATTGCAATCTTTAGATTTTCAGAATTTTCCAATGCCATTTCTCTGCATTGATATAAAGATAAATTCAACTGTTGTGCTTGTCCTAAGTTGTATGCAAGCAATATTATTATGCTTAAAATGATTCGTTTCATTGTTTAATTATTTTGAGGTTTTCTTATTTTGAATAAAAGAGCATAAAATATCGGCAGTAGAATTAGTGTAATAATTGTGCCGAATGTTAATCCGCCGATTACTACTACCGCCAAACTACCGTACATCGGGTCGGTAATAAGCGGTAACATTCCGAGAATGGTAGTTGCAGATGCCATGATTACCGGACGGGTACGATTGATTGTTGATTCAATAATAGCTTTATATGGTTCCGTACCTTCTTTCGTCATTCTTGTGACTTCATCAACTAAAACGATAGAATTTTTCACCAGCATTCCTATTAATCCTACAACACCGATAATGCCCATAAATGTAAATGGTGTATTAGTTAATATCAGTGTTATAACAACTCCGATGATTGCGAAAGGTAAGCAGAAGAGTATTAATAGCATTTTCTTTACGCTATTGAATAAGAGAAGCAATATTCCTAAGACAATTAGCATTACTAAAGGTAAATAACCGAGAATATTGTTAATTGCCGTGCTTTGCGTTTTACCTTCTCCTGTCCATTCCATAGTATAACCTGCAGGAAGGTTAATTGCTTCAATTTGCTCTTTAATAGCATTTTTTGCTACTGTAGGTGTTGAAGTCAAGATTGGATCGCATTGAGCTTCAATTGCACGTTGTCCGCCGTAACGGTAAATAATGGATTCGTTCCAACCTACTTGAACTCCGTATGTTGCTTGACTAAGAGGAACTGCTCTGAATATGTCATTGGTTAATTCATCGGTGGAAACTGTACCTTGTATCAGACCAGCAATATTTATATCATCGACAGCTACATTAGGAACCATACTCCAAACGGGAATGTCTTCCAAGTCTGTCATACGATTACCTTCATTATCCGTGATTTTTAGATAAATAATTAGCCTTTTGTCTGCGTCATAAATCATTCCGGCGGGAAGTCCTTGAGAAGAAGCCTGAAGAGCCTTAGCCATATCCTCACGGCCAATGCCCGCACTTTTTGCCTGTTGTTCTGCATATTGAGCATAGATAGTTTTCGTTGGTTCTTTCCAATTGTCACAAACCGAGTAAGCATCTATTTCTGAAGAATTCCTCATGATTTCCTGAGCTTGTGCCGATAAATTACGAAGTACCGCAGGATCGGGTCCGGTAAACATAACTTCTACAGGATGGCTTGCATTGACGGAAAGTGAGAATTTCCGAATGCGGATATATGCATCGGGATATTCATTGCGAAGTCTTTGTTGTATTTCCGGCAACATACGGTATGCATCTTTGTAATCACCGAAATTAAGGATAAGTTCCCCATAATTATCACCACCAGAATTTATTGCACGCGCTAAAGAGTATCGTCCCGGAGTTTGTCCTTGGCTTACTGCAACTTTAGCAATTTCATCGTATTCGAATAACTTTTCGGTAATTTCTAATAAATCATGTTTTACGCGCTCGGAGCTTGTTTGAGGTGGCAATGTATATTCAACATACAATTGATTGTAATCAAAATCTGGAAAGAATTTTATTTTTATAAATCTGAATCCGAAAATTGACATTACAATAAGTGCTAAACTTAGAAAGAGAGTTGTCAGTTTCCTTGTCATAAAAAAATTAAGAGCTTTGCGTATAAATCCATGTATTGAAGATTCACCATTGGAATTTGATTTTTTGCGTTTCGATTTTCTTTCAGAATAACGGGCAGGCAACATCTTACTTGCAAATATCGGAACTTGTGTAAGCGCAAGCACCCAACTCACTAAAAGAGATATCGCCAACACAAAGAACAGATCACTTGCATACTCGCCAATGGTATCAGGCGAAAGCCCAACGGGAAGAAAAGTAAAAATCGCAATCAGTGTAGCTCCAAGCAAGGGCATAGCTGTATTCTTGGCAGTGCGGAAAAGATATTTTTTCGGAGACATTCCGCGTTGCCTGTCAACCAAAATACCATCCATTATTACTACTGCATTATCTACCAACATTCCCATTGCGACTATGAATGCTCCCAGCGAAATACGCTGTAATGTGCCGCCAACTAGCAACATGATAGGAAAGGTTCCAAGTACAGTAAAAGCAAGCCCAATACCTATTATAATACCGCTTCTGAATCCCATGGCAAGCATGATTATAGCAACCACAATTAGAACAGAAGCTACAATATTCCATAAAAATGAACTCATAGCATTAGAAACTCTATCCGGTTCAAAATACACTTTATCGTAAACAAATCCTGCAGGAAGGTCGGTCTTTAGCTCTTCCATACATTTATCGGCACGCTTTCCGACATCAGGAACTATGGCACCCGGTTCAGCCGAAACCAATATTCCTATAGCTATCTCGCCATCAACCCAGAAGCCATTTGTTTGCGGTTCAATATATTCTCTACTTACAGTTGCAATATCACCCAATTTTACCTGTTGTCCGCCGGGCATATTAATTATCATTTCACGCAAATCTTCCTCAGACTGAACTTTTCCGTCTATAGCGAGCTTAATTCTTTCATCATCATCGGTATAGTAATATCCGGCATTTACCGGCTGGCTGAGTGCATTTATGCCGCTCATAATTTGAGTAGGGTAGATGCTATTTCGGGCAAGCATCTCGCGGTCGAGAGATATATTTATAACTTCTTCCCTCGTGCCGAAAAACGAAACTCGTTTTACACCATCTACTTTTAGCAATTCTCTTCGAATCATTTCAGCATATTTTTGCATTTCAGAATACGAATATCCGTCGGCAGTCAAATAATAAAACATACCGTAAATATCGCTAACATCATCTATCACAATTGGCTGCATAGCGCCTTGTGGCAATTTCAATGCGGCCATTTGCACTTTCTTACGCAAAATATCCCATCGTTGCTCCATCTCCTTAGGAGGAACAGATAATTCAAGAGAAATAGTAATAATAGAAACATTATCCGAAGAAGTTGAAGAAATGTATGAAATATTGCTTAAAGTTTGTAATTCTTCTTCTAATATAGCCGTAACTTCCAACTCTACTTCATGAGCAGAAGCACCCGGATAATAGGTCATTACCATAGTTTGTTTAATGGAAACCGTAGGGTCTTCCAACTTCGGCATTTTAGAATAAGCAAATATTCCGCCGAAAACTATCATTATCAACAACGCCCAGAACTGCGTTTGGTGTTTATAAAAATATTCGGTAAGGTTCATATAAGTCCTCCTTTATTCGTTGCGGAAGGTTTTGAAATAATATTTACCTTATCATTTTCCTCCAAAACTCTTATTCCGGCTTCTACCACTTCATCTTTTTCGGATATGCCGGATAAAATAATTACTCTCCCCGCATTATCCACACTACCTATAATTACTTCCCTTTGTTTTGCCGTATTATTTTCAACAATCCATACGTACGATTTACCTTTTTCGCTGAAAATAGACTTTGCTGGAAGTGTATAAGAATTATCTTCATGGCTTTCGTTAATACTAATTATAACCTCGACATTCATTCCCGGGGCAAGCTCTGATTTGTTATTTTCCGGAACAAAATTCATTTTATATAATTGACTACTGTTTGATTTTTTATTTATTCCTATGAAATTTAACGGAATATCTTTATCCGGAAGTAGATTAGTACGGCATGAATAACTTATGAAATCACCTTGTCGCATAAACAATGAAGCTGGCAACTCAGTTTCAACTTTTACTAAAGATACATCTATTAATGTAACAACTGCCGTTCCAGTATTTACCATTTCCGATTTCACGAAGTTTACCGCCTGCACATAGCCCGATGCCGGGGCTCTTAATACCGTATAATCAATTGTATTCTTGTTTGCCTGAACTTGAACTGCCAAAGCATCAAGTCCCGCAAGAGCTT
The nucleotide sequence above comes from Bacteroidales bacterium. Encoded proteins:
- a CDS encoding CDP-alcohol phosphatidyltransferase family protein; protein product: MKQDIKSTYKSLDTEEPIDIYFYRPIGYFWAKIARKLHITPNMITIASIFIGAAAGILFYYPDLILNIVGMLLLVLANSFDSADGQLARMTNNKTQLGRILDGLAGNIWFIIIYVVIALRTVNQGFYGLPNYWIWIIASIAGAFHILHANIADYYRNIHLYFLEHGKGGEFDNSKKIKAELKSLTWKKNFFKKVTLLFYWNYTHTQEMMTPKFQKFISKVREKYPDNNLPEDLCNEFRKGSKPLMKFTNILQFNTRVIVLFICIFLNMPFLYFFFDLLILTPLMLYMIHKHEKLSKQLINNF
- a CDS encoding NTP transferase domain-containing protein; this encodes MNYAILSAGTGSRLKSEMIEVPKPLVKVDGIPMIERLLSVFLENNAEKIYVITNLQPETMDFLRKKQSKMKNKLEIIFKETPSSAHSFYELFPYLYDKSFCLTTVDTIFNPDEFTSYIKEFTSDKMIDGLLAVTSFIDDESPLYIETDENMNITGFHDQNNGKCKYISGGIYAFNPSVSPTIKRASEKGITRMRNLQRELLANNLKLKAYPFSKILDIDHAADIEKGKEFLEKLKTEN
- a CDS encoding DUF5686 and carboxypeptidase regulatory-like domain-containing protein, with the translated sequence MPVKAHSNVKTNVEGIVVNSMTGEGVPFAHVVLRHSDSYVGTTTDFSGRFSLETYEALDTLVVSCMGYETYHTNIILGEKNNIAIKLTETVITLDAVTITSKRERYTKKGNEANELIEQAIAQKSQNRLENLAYYQYKQYDNLEIAISNLGDSIENSKLMKRYNFMAENIDTAALTGKRILPFYKTETVAETFYRKKPESKKTFIDGYKYVEFTKFLSAESMDIIMRDIFGEINIYEDNIFFMQNQFMSPLSPLAPNFYKFYITDTVSIEGTDCIQILYAPRNSSDFGFMGYLYLTSENQQYAVRRTEIQLTKNTPVNFIKEILIKQDYELVQGIWTMTESITMVDFALAGENFVPLYGQKEITYSDFVFNLPQDDKYYLGSALIVRTEGYDERNDEYWEENRTKATGSTRSTYDFIEKLEDVKVYRVVRDFITTIVGGYYAAGPIDIGPVENMLSFNSIEGARFRIGGKTNGRMSRRFFIEAFGAYGLRDNEFKYNFTGHYSFNKKKNHPWEFPTNLLSISYEKNTDIPGQSFLYGTGDRLLISIGRGKTERMTMDRRFKINYKMETINYFSMNVNFTHLQQYPLGQLSFATYDGNDFSPYTITSFGLNLRYAPNEKFIQSQQNRYPINLTAPVFDLGYQVGIGGFLGGDYTFHKITAKFQKRWYISSYGYFDTYVDAGKILNQVPYPSLFIHHANQSWAFQDEAYNSMRYFEFVSDQYINLQVTYCMNGFILNRIPLIKKLNWRGLISFKALFGSVSDKNMPDPDTNPGLMIFPHDADGNPTTFTLNGKPFLEGNIGIENIFKILRIDLVKRFNYLDNPNISEWSLRFRLRLVF
- a CDS encoding TolC family protein: MKRIILSIIILLAYNLGQAQQLNLSLYQCREMALENSENLKIAIYQNEQAEAEKKVAWSGYFPNISASAMYNYSKGKIEIADNYIFAQMPQNFVMDLGEGPGMYMLGASLQQPIYTGGKVVYGNKMANKGIEISEENIILSRSDVIAEAEKAYWHFFLVKDKIKLIEQYNLLLDSLNQNILAFINADMATQNDQLKITSRQSNIQYEKQRTETMQEICRMQLCNIIGIDLNTEIVLTDSINIPNMEPFLNIYDVTQRPEYKILQKQVEMKEINVKLVRADYLPTIGLMAGYNYLDGLKFSGTKLSMSLPSVMLSASIPIFSFGQGKNKIKSAKFAYNIQQQELEKNRKLMDIEAKNIERGLQDAFKLIYTAEIALEQSSANLELITNRYEHHFATIIDVLDAQTQWQEAYSNLIDAQVSYKIKEIDYLKVFGKL
- a CDS encoding efflux RND transporter permease subunit, with protein sequence MNLTEYFYKHQTQFWALLIMIVFGGIFAYSKMPKLEDPTVSIKQTMVMTYYPGASAHEVELEVTAILEEELQTLSNISYISSTSSDNVSIITISLELSVPPKEMEQRWDILRKKVQMAALKLPQGAMQPIVIDDVSDIYGMFYYLTADGYSYSEMQKYAEMIRRELLKVDGVKRVSFFGTREEVINISLDREMLARNSIYPTQIMSGINALSQPVNAGYYYTDDDERIKLAIDGKVQSEEDLREMIINMPGGQQVKLGDIATVSREYIEPQTNGFWVDGEIAIGILVSAEPGAIVPDVGKRADKCMEELKTDLPAGFVYDKVYFEPDRVSNAMSSFLWNIVASVLIVVAIIMLAMGFRSGIIIGIGLAFTVLGTFPIMLLVGGTLQRISLGAFIVAMGMLVDNAVVIMDGILVDRQRGMSPKKYLFRTAKNTAMPLLGATLIAIFTFLPVGLSPDTIGEYASDLFFVLAISLLVSWVLALTQVPIFASKMLPARYSERKSKRKKSNSNGESSIHGFIRKALNFFMTRKLTTLFLSLALIVMSIFGFRFIKIKFFPDFDYNQLYVEYTLPPQTSSERVKHDLLEITEKLFEYDEIAKVAVSQGQTPGRYSLARAINSGGDNYGELILNFGDYKDAYRMLPEIQQRLRNEYPDAYIRIRKFSLSVNASHPVEVMFTGPDPAVLRNLSAQAQEIMRNSSEIDAYSVCDNWKEPTKTIYAQYAEQQAKSAGIGREDMAKALQASSQGLPAGMIYDADKRLIIYLKITDNEGNRMTDLEDIPVWSMVPNVAVDDINIAGLIQGTVSTDELTNDIFRAVPLSQATYGVQVGWNESIIYRYGGQRAIEAQCDPILTSTPTVAKNAIKEQIEAINLPAGYTMEWTGEGKTQSTAINNILGYLPLVMLIVLGILLLLFNSVKKMLLILFCLPFAIIGVVITLILTNTPFTFMGIIGVVGLIGMLVKNSIVLVDEVTRMTKEGTEPYKAIIESTINRTRPVIMASATTILGMLPLITDPMYGSLAVVVIGGLTFGTIITLILLPIFYALLFKIRKPQNN
- a CDS encoding efflux RND transporter periplasmic adaptor subunit, which translates into the protein MMIKKIILMMTAIMLFVSCKNGIQDVQKETVKNVKTIHPVRIESTLTKTLPGVVKVSEEIKLGFKTAGQIANVYVKEGDYVREGSIIAELDKKDYLLQLEASRIQYNQLKSEVERMKKLHERNSISGNDYEKALAGLDALAVQVQANKNTIDYTVLRAPASGYVQAVNFVKSEMVNTGTAVVTLIDVSLVKVETELPASLFMRQGDFISYSCRTNLLPDKDIPLNFIGINKKSNSSQLYKMNFVPENNKSELAPGMNVEVIISINESHEDNSYTLPAKSIFSEKGKSYVWIVENNTAKQREVIIGSVDNAGRVIILSGISEKDEVVEAGIRVLEENDKVNIISKPSATNKGGLI